The following are from one region of the Veillonella nakazawae genome:
- a CDS encoding sulfite exporter TauE/SafE family protein, whose translation MLDNIIVFYIFFTIVGFLAAMLGTIIGAGGGLVFVPLFMYWFPEWSPSMIVGTSLFSVMCNAVSGSIAYIKQKKVHISAAIVFSLSTLPGAILGAQMSGWFSGQGFMFAFGCFMLCASGLIGFKNFKKGERKEESLTLDQLTYSKPIGISISFFVGFISSIFGIGGGLIHVPALIYLMGFPTHMATATSQSILAVSTMIGVITHLLENHIVFSIAIPTSIGAIFGAQVGARIAKRLKAKSILALMSVAVFALAVRLILKSGILG comes from the coding sequence ATGCTGGATAACATTATAGTATTTTATATATTCTTTACCATAGTCGGCTTTTTAGCGGCTATGCTAGGCACCATCATCGGTGCCGGAGGGGGCCTTGTGTTCGTTCCTCTCTTCATGTATTGGTTCCCGGAGTGGTCCCCATCTATGATTGTAGGGACATCACTCTTTTCCGTTATGTGTAACGCCGTTTCTGGTTCTATTGCGTATATTAAGCAGAAGAAGGTACATATCAGTGCGGCCATAGTCTTTAGTTTATCTACCTTACCAGGTGCTATTTTAGGGGCCCAAATGTCTGGTTGGTTTTCTGGACAAGGCTTTATGTTTGCCTTTGGGTGCTTTATGCTATGCGCTTCTGGTTTGATTGGATTTAAGAACTTCAAAAAAGGGGAGCGGAAGGAAGAAAGCCTTACTCTTGATCAACTAACGTATAGCAAGCCTATCGGTATTAGCATTAGCTTTTTTGTAGGTTTTATCTCCAGTATCTTTGGTATTGGTGGTGGTCTTATTCATGTGCCGGCCTTAATTTATCTCATGGGATTTCCTACCCATATGGCTACAGCTACAAGCCAATCCATTCTTGCTGTATCTACAATGATAGGCGTTATAACCCATTTATTGGAAAATCATATCGTATTTAGTATTGCTATTCCTACTAGTATTGGCGCTATCTTTGGGGCCCAAGTAGGGGCGCGAATTGCTAAACGGTTGAAAGCAAAATCTATC